In Desulfotignum phosphitoxidans DSM 13687, a single window of DNA contains:
- a CDS encoding DUF997 family protein, producing the protein MSAQANKRKNLGFLIVFVVLTVLCWCPIGYGRYGEVDLIMGMPSWAFVLLLIGALLFILEWVYLFKTDLALYDRDVAEIVDALKKIDMEDTRS; encoded by the coding sequence ATGTCCGCACAAGCGAACAAACGAAAAAACCTGGGTTTCTTAATCGTGTTTGTTGTACTCACTGTTCTGTGCTGGTGCCCCATCGGCTATGGCCGGTACGGCGAGGTGGATCTGATCATGGGAATGCCTTCCTGGGCATTTGTTCTACTTCTGATCGGGGCGCTGCTGTTCATTCTTGAATGGGTCTATCTGTTCAAAACCGATCTGGCGCTGTATGACAGGGATGTGGCGGAAATCGTGGATGCTTTGAAAAAAATTGATATGGAGGACACCCGCTCATGA
- a CDS encoding PAS domain-containing protein, translating to MTKDAPVKTVPDYNLTGFRLDALLERHRERIIREWRDRLFKEVSDNYAARNPDELGKTTARAYDAFFHVLAENDYTAINRFINEITSIRLESGFPLDDVQKAFELFRILIVPVLVEESPKACLCRHIEQVNTCLAYTIHRFSNHFQKMHETCLKEYADRLEQDVAARTAQLKESEHKYKTLVEEISDGYLVLEGERIAFVNPAFCQMHGIDVPEEILMTSFLSLVHQPFQGITKEKITK from the coding sequence ATGACAAAAGATGCACCGGTGAAAACGGTCCCGGATTACAATTTGACCGGTTTCAGACTGGATGCGCTGCTTGAGCGGCATCGGGAACGGATTATTCGTGAGTGGCGGGACCGGCTGTTTAAAGAAGTGTCTGACAACTATGCCGCCAGGAATCCGGATGAGCTGGGCAAAACCACAGCCCGGGCCTATGATGCGTTTTTTCATGTGCTGGCTGAAAATGACTACACCGCCATTAACCGATTCATCAACGAAATTACCAGTATCCGGCTGGAATCGGGATTTCCCCTGGACGATGTGCAAAAAGCGTTCGAGCTTTTCAGAATACTCATTGTCCCGGTGCTGGTGGAAGAATCCCCCAAAGCATGTCTGTGCCGCCACATCGAACAGGTGAATACCTGCCTGGCTTATACCATTCACCGGTTTTCCAACCATTTTCAGAAAATGCATGAAACCTGTCTCAAGGAATACGCAGACCGGCTGGAACAGGATGTGGCGGCCCGAACGGCCCAGTTGAAAGAATCTGAGCACAAATACAAAACCCTGGTGGAAGAGATCAGTGACGGGTATCTGGTGCTGGAAGGCGAAAGGATCGCATTTGTCAACCCGGCGTTCTGCCAGATGCATGGGATTGACGTCCCCGAAGAGATCTTGATGACATCGTTTTTAAGCCTGGTTCATCAGCCCTTTCAAGGTATTACTAAAGAGAAAATCACTAAATGA
- a CDS encoding Lrp/AsnC family transcriptional regulator, producing the protein MPTDVHLDQTDGTMLDLLQKDGRASNVTLAGRLNLSESPCWRRQKRLEENGFIKGYHAHLDRRRLGFGVVAFVQISFSIHRDDSVIDFEQAVQDIPEVLFCHNISGESDYLLQIVTRSLESYEKLSRNVIRRLPGVTSVKTSFSLKEIKHSTQLPISDIQR; encoded by the coding sequence TTGCCTACTGACGTACACCTTGATCAGACAGACGGCACCATGCTTGATTTGCTGCAAAAAGATGGGCGGGCATCCAACGTCACACTGGCAGGCAGGCTTAATTTAAGTGAAAGTCCCTGCTGGCGCCGCCAGAAACGCCTGGAAGAAAACGGGTTTATCAAAGGATACCATGCCCATCTGGACCGCAGGCGTTTGGGGTTTGGTGTGGTCGCCTTTGTACAGATCAGTTTCTCGATACACAGAGATGACTCTGTGATAGACTTTGAACAGGCGGTTCAGGATATCCCCGAGGTCCTTTTCTGCCACAACATTTCAGGCGAGTCGGATTATTTGCTTCAAATTGTTACCAGAAGCCTGGAATCTTATGAAAAATTATCGAGAAACGTTATTCGGAGACTACCCGGTGTGACGTCAGTTAAAACAAGCTTTTCATTAAAGGAAATAAAGCATTCAACCCAGTTGCCCATCTCAGATATTCAACGGTGA
- a CDS encoding sigma-54-dependent transcriptional regulator gives MADLLIVDDESTILESISMFMAEKGHAVHTAATVKQALELFEKTNPQVVILDIRLTDGSGLDALRQMKAVNPLARIIMITAFQDMETTIEAMKLGAYDYIHKPLDAVELDNTVAQAIESLEQDRKHTEFSEGPAGFDRGVIVGSSRVMKDVFKMIGMLCQNRATALITGETGTGKELVSRRIHLSSPDKDKPFITFDCSAVVNTLLESELFGHEKGAFTGAVTQRPGKIELAGDGTLFLDEVGELPLNLQAKLLGFLERKEYMRVGGCSNLTSRCRIIAATNQDLDQMVKEKKFRADLYYRLKVVTITLPSLKDRLSDIPLLVDHFIRKCAHDLGVKPMQLQDGCIERLKSHAWTGNVRELENVIISAAIRSRGNVILVETLDALLSGTAPQVSRYPASQSLAQVEKRHIQAVLASVQWNKTRASRILKISLPTLRKKIHKYQLSPNSG, from the coding sequence GTGGCTGATCTGCTCATTGTGGACGATGAATCCACCATTCTGGAATCCATTTCCATGTTCATGGCGGAAAAAGGCCATGCCGTTCATACGGCGGCCACGGTTAAACAGGCTTTGGAACTGTTTGAAAAGACAAATCCCCAGGTGGTGATCCTGGATATTCGTCTCACGGACGGGTCCGGACTGGACGCGCTCAGACAAATGAAGGCGGTCAATCCCCTGGCAAGGATCATCATGATTACGGCGTTCCAGGACATGGAAACCACCATTGAAGCCATGAAACTGGGGGCATACGATTATATCCACAAGCCCCTGGATGCCGTGGAACTGGACAATACCGTGGCCCAGGCCATTGAGAGTCTGGAACAGGACCGGAAACACACGGAGTTTTCCGAAGGACCGGCCGGATTTGACCGGGGAGTGATCGTGGGCAGCAGCCGGGTCATGAAAGATGTGTTCAAGATGATCGGCATGCTCTGCCAGAACCGGGCCACGGCCCTGATTACGGGTGAGACGGGTACGGGCAAGGAGCTGGTGAGCCGGCGGATTCATTTGAGCAGCCCGGACAAAGACAAGCCCTTTATCACCTTTGACTGTTCCGCTGTGGTCAATACCCTTTTGGAAAGCGAGTTGTTCGGCCATGAAAAAGGCGCGTTCACCGGAGCTGTGACCCAGCGTCCCGGGAAAATCGAGCTGGCAGGGGACGGGACCCTGTTTCTGGACGAGGTGGGGGAACTGCCGTTGAACCTGCAGGCCAAACTGCTGGGGTTTCTGGAAAGAAAAGAGTACATGCGGGTGGGGGGATGCAGCAACCTGACTTCCCGGTGCCGGATCATTGCGGCCACCAACCAGGATCTGGACCAAATGGTCAAGGAAAAAAAATTCCGGGCCGATCTGTACTACCGGCTCAAGGTGGTCACCATCACCCTGCCTTCTTTGAAGGACCGGCTGTCGGATATCCCGCTGCTGGTGGATCATTTTATCCGCAAATGTGCCCATGATCTGGGAGTCAAACCCATGCAGCTTCAGGATGGATGTATTGAGCGGCTTAAATCACATGCCTGGACCGGTAATGTCCGGGAACTGGAAAATGTGATTATTTCCGCGGCCATCCGGTCCCGGGGCAATGTGATTCTGGTGGAAACCCTGGATGCGCTGCTGTCAGGCACCGCGCCACAGGTGAGCCGGTATCCGGCATCCCAGTCTCTGGCCCAGGTGGAGAAACGGCATATCCAGGCCGTGCTGGCATCGGTTCAGTGGAACAAGACCCGGGCCTCCCGGATTTTGAAAATCTCCCTGCCCACCCTGCGAAAAAAAATACATAAATATCAGTTGTCACCCAATTCCGGATGA
- a CDS encoding two-component system sensor histidine kinase NtrB, translating into MSLLPGLLLKGKNENKYNLERAGLVHKKDQTALRKRVIRNPLDSTVPAVFEYRRLRRDGRALPTEMGCRPSRFEGREYTLCIVRDITRRVKLEKKSRQMERMAYIGQITASLSHEIRNPLSSIKMNLQILGQNNGFAGNDEKRLQITQTEIQRLETILQQLLDFAKPISLAPGPVNVNDVVNFCVNLLDVKFRKIQASCRVDLDSSLPDITADKAKIEQVVINLLLNALDSIRPAGNVFVCTGVQTQNRKTFVSIRVSDDGDGIPPELIPHIFEPFYTTKMKGTGLGLANVKQMVQAHDGFVHVKAGKTCGTVFEVCLPCEGDVRG; encoded by the coding sequence ATGTCTCTACTGCCAGGATTATTGCTAAAAGGAAAAAATGAAAATAAGTACAACCTTGAAAGGGCTGGCCTGGTTCATAAAAAAGATCAGACCGCCTTGCGAAAGCGGGTGATCCGGAATCCATTGGACAGCACGGTTCCGGCGGTGTTTGAATACCGGCGCCTGCGCAGGGACGGTCGGGCTCTGCCCACGGAAATGGGGTGCCGGCCGTCCCGGTTCGAGGGCCGGGAATACACCTTGTGCATTGTCCGGGATATCACCCGGCGGGTGAAGCTGGAGAAAAAAAGCCGGCAGATGGAACGCATGGCCTATATCGGTCAGATCACGGCATCGTTGTCCCATGAAATCCGCAACCCGTTGTCCTCCATCAAGATGAACCTGCAGATCCTGGGACAGAACAACGGGTTCGCCGGCAACGACGAAAAGCGGCTTCAGATTACCCAGACCGAGATTCAGCGGTTGGAAACGATTCTCCAGCAGCTGCTGGATTTTGCCAAACCGATTTCTTTGGCCCCGGGTCCCGTGAATGTCAATGATGTGGTGAATTTCTGCGTAAACCTGCTGGATGTGAAATTTCGCAAAATTCAGGCGTCATGCCGGGTCGATCTGGATTCATCCCTTCCGGATATCACGGCGGATAAGGCGAAAATCGAACAGGTGGTGATCAATCTTTTGCTCAATGCCCTGGATTCGATCCGTCCGGCAGGAAATGTCTTTGTTTGCACCGGGGTTCAAACGCAGAACCGGAAAACGTTTGTCTCCATCCGGGTGTCGGATGATGGCGACGGAATTCCCCCGGAGCTGATTCCCCATATATTCGAGCCTTTTTATACCACCAAAATGAAAGGAACGGGACTGGGTCTGGCCAATGTCAAACAGATGGTTCAGGCCCATGATGGATTTGTCCATGTGAAAGCTGGAAAAACGTGCGGCACCGTATTTGAGGTGTGTCTGCCCTGTGAAGGAGATGTCCGTGGCTGA
- a CDS encoding sodium:solute symporter family protein, whose product MIAVIIITSLCFVSVFISYVAFRKGFTKSADDYFVAGSSLGYFVLIFSLLASFLSAFSMFGMSSFGYRLGYGSLYVLTANLVPLGFLWYFMHKKTFLLGRARKWMTMGAPFGERYGTPMKIILVLVVLVASVPYVVAQIQGIGVMLEAMSDGIISFRLGLFFVPFFIAIYLMMGGMKGAAWVNAIQGVFFSIMVFVLFFFVMMKNGGFVPTMELVMAKHPNLFQIGWAGGKVWSYPMIFGMASAMALGCVCFPQPYMHAYSSRSVRGLKAMFLSFGGICLFVITMPTLIGVAGNVIVPGLKGVEADKIYGLVAAATMPDWLAALAVAGGFTAAMSTVNGLVFGNAVNLSLDVVKTIRPQTQPAEYITLARIFVAIIMAVCVWIAWNPTTPVAELSVIAFGTVAVTFFALWGAYYWKRATATGAILSTLAGVFMNVLFFVIGGKNMVLFPQKFMFQLNGFLASFIIAGIVFFVASWLTKPGKIEEKSLKLFFHPMLEK is encoded by the coding sequence ATGATTGCTGTCATTATTATCACCAGCTTATGTTTCGTATCCGTGTTCATCAGTTATGTGGCGTTTCGCAAGGGATTCACCAAAAGTGCGGATGATTATTTTGTGGCCGGCTCCAGCCTGGGATATTTTGTGCTGATTTTCAGTCTTCTGGCCTCGTTTTTAAGCGCGTTCTCCATGTTCGGGATGTCCAGTTTCGGATATCGCCTGGGGTATGGGTCTTTGTATGTGCTCACGGCCAACCTGGTGCCTCTGGGGTTTTTATGGTATTTCATGCACAAAAAGACCTTTCTTTTAGGCCGGGCCAGAAAATGGATGACCATGGGGGCCCCGTTTGGTGAACGGTACGGCACTCCCATGAAAATCATTCTGGTGCTGGTGGTGCTCGTGGCTTCCGTTCCCTATGTCGTCGCCCAGATCCAGGGGATCGGTGTGATGCTGGAAGCCATGAGCGACGGGATCATCTCCTTTCGTTTAGGCCTGTTTTTCGTGCCGTTTTTCATCGCCATCTATTTGATGATGGGAGGCATGAAAGGGGCGGCCTGGGTCAATGCCATCCAGGGGGTGTTTTTTTCGATCATGGTGTTTGTGCTGTTTTTCTTCGTGATGATGAAAAACGGGGGATTTGTGCCCACCATGGAGCTGGTCATGGCCAAGCATCCCAACCTGTTTCAGATCGGCTGGGCCGGGGGCAAGGTGTGGAGCTATCCCATGATTTTCGGCATGGCATCGGCCATGGCTCTGGGATGTGTGTGTTTTCCCCAGCCTTATATGCATGCCTATTCCAGCCGGTCGGTCCGGGGGTTGAAAGCCATGTTTCTGTCCTTTGGCGGTATCTGCCTGTTTGTCATCACCATGCCCACACTCATCGGGGTTGCCGGCAATGTCATTGTGCCGGGACTCAAAGGGGTGGAAGCGGATAAAATTTACGGGCTGGTGGCTGCCGCCACCATGCCGGACTGGCTGGCGGCCCTGGCTGTGGCCGGCGGATTCACCGCGGCCATGTCCACAGTGAACGGTCTGGTTTTCGGCAATGCCGTCAACCTGTCTTTGGATGTGGTCAAAACCATACGGCCCCAGACCCAGCCTGCCGAATACATCACCCTGGCAAGGATTTTTGTAGCCATCATCATGGCCGTCTGTGTGTGGATCGCCTGGAATCCCACCACCCCCGTGGCGGAACTGTCCGTCATCGCTTTTGGGACCGTGGCTGTGACGTTTTTTGCCCTGTGGGGGGCCTACTACTGGAAACGCGCCACAGCCACGGGGGCGATTCTGTCCACACTGGCCGGTGTTTTTATGAATGTATTATTCTTTGTTATAGGGGGCAAGAACATGGTGCTCTTCCCCCAGAAGTTCATGTTCCAGCTGAATGGATTTCTGGCATCATTCATTATCGCCGGTATCGTATTTTTTGTCGCATCGTGGTTGACCAAACCCGGCAAAATCGAAGAAAAAAGTTTGAAACTTTTTTTCCATCCGATGTTGGAAAAATAA
- a CDS encoding sugar phosphate isomerase/epimerase family protein, whose product MKKRMKLGLHTYTLHLWGLGQNWGIQADPRPKEIDLFQLMDLAVEWGLDGLHITGCDLETKDDARLAAVRDAAQDHGLYLEYNFSRNEEFDPRLTDTLEKGIDITHKIGADLAKLSLDIRRPRPLYGSCFHPKVMRQLCDVHEEILAVLPVLEKNGIKLAVENHTETFADEILWVIHQVNHPLVGACVDTVNSMGVLENPEQAVEKLAPYAFCNHFCDHKLTRDQFGIRFHGVALGDGDIDCVKTLQIICDQSPTDRITFEIEWDMGEDSLEVAREKEMAACKKSIQYARKILKIGRPV is encoded by the coding sequence ATGAAGAAAAGAATGAAACTGGGACTTCACACCTATACCCTTCATTTGTGGGGCCTGGGACAGAACTGGGGGATTCAGGCCGATCCCCGACCCAAGGAAATCGATCTGTTTCAGCTCATGGACCTGGCTGTGGAATGGGGTTTGGACGGGCTGCACATCACGGGGTGCGATCTGGAAACCAAGGACGATGCCCGCCTGGCAGCAGTCAGAGACGCCGCTCAGGATCACGGCCTGTATCTGGAGTACAATTTTTCCCGAAATGAGGAATTTGATCCCCGGCTCACCGACACCCTGGAAAAAGGGATCGATATTACCCATAAAATCGGGGCCGACCTGGCCAAGTTGAGCCTGGATATCCGTCGGCCCCGGCCTTTGTATGGTTCCTGTTTCCACCCCAAAGTCATGCGGCAGCTGTGTGATGTTCATGAAGAAATCCTTGCCGTCCTGCCGGTGCTGGAAAAAAACGGCATCAAACTGGCCGTGGAAAATCATACGGAAACCTTTGCCGATGAGATCCTCTGGGTGATCCATCAGGTGAACCATCCCCTGGTGGGGGCGTGTGTGGATACAGTGAATTCCATGGGGGTTTTGGAAAATCCGGAACAGGCCGTGGAAAAACTGGCCCCTTATGCTTTCTGCAACCATTTCTGCGATCATAAGCTGACCCGGGACCAGTTCGGCATCCGGTTCCACGGGGTGGCCCTGGGTGACGGAGATATCGACTGTGTCAAAACCCTTCAGATCATCTGTGACCAGTCGCCCACGGACCGCATCACCTTTGAGATCGAATGGGATATGGGGGAAGATTCCCTGGAGGTGGCCCGGGAAAAAGAGATGGCTGCCTGTAAAAAAAGCATTCAGTATGCCAGAAAAATACTGAAAATCGGCCGGCCCGTTTGA
- a CDS encoding transposase, whose protein sequence is MLNTVFEQFIKESPVSVISRSAMERIFNPEQLDQWFDSTAKEQYTKDLLFSSVFDIMSQVVCKNRPSVNAAYQASKDQIGVSITSLYNKINGIEPHTSAELVRYAAQEISQIIEGLGGTKASPLPGFRVKLLDGNCIEKTHHRIKELRTLAAGPLPGKSLVVYDPCLCLPVDVFPCEDGHSQERSLLSDVLETVTLGDAWVADRNFCTLEFTTGIASKDAFFVIREHKKYSWKTLGKEKHIGDIETGKVFEQPICVIDSSAKEHTFRRIRVQLISETRDGDSEIAIITNVPEKGASATTIADVYRGRWTIETAFQYLADYLNSEINALGYPRAALFGFCVSLIAYMVIATVRGALASIHGAEKIDEEVSGYYIADEISATFRGMMIALPENEWHYFRTLSVAEYVNFIQDLARQIKLSAYRKHKRGPKKAMLKRKHMKQSPHVSTARIIAKRKK, encoded by the coding sequence ATGCTAAACACAGTTTTTGAACAATTCATCAAAGAAAGTCCTGTCTCAGTCATTTCCCGCAGTGCCATGGAACGGATTTTCAATCCCGAACAACTGGATCAATGGTTTGACAGTACCGCCAAGGAACAATACACAAAGGACCTGCTTTTTTCCAGTGTTTTTGACATCATGTCTCAAGTGGTTTGCAAGAACCGGCCATCCGTAAATGCCGCCTACCAGGCGAGCAAAGACCAGATAGGGGTTTCGATCACATCTCTTTACAACAAGATCAATGGGATTGAACCTCACACTTCAGCGGAACTGGTTCGATATGCTGCCCAGGAAATTTCTCAGATAATCGAAGGCCTCGGCGGTACAAAGGCATCACCGCTGCCGGGATTTCGGGTCAAGCTTCTCGATGGCAACTGTATTGAAAAAACACATCACCGTATAAAAGAACTCCGAACACTGGCAGCTGGTCCATTGCCGGGCAAATCTCTTGTTGTATATGATCCATGCCTTTGTCTTCCTGTGGATGTTTTTCCCTGTGAAGATGGTCATTCTCAGGAGAGATCTCTTTTGTCAGACGTATTGGAAACTGTCACACTCGGAGATGCCTGGGTGGCTGACCGGAATTTCTGCACACTGGAATTTACTACAGGTATCGCCTCAAAAGATGCTTTTTTCGTTATCCGGGAACATAAAAAATATTCCTGGAAAACTCTTGGAAAAGAGAAACATATTGGTGATATTGAAACCGGAAAAGTTTTTGAACAACCGATTTGTGTAATCGATAGTTCCGCTAAAGAGCATACGTTCAGACGGATAAGAGTCCAGTTGATCTCAGAAACCCGTGATGGGGACAGTGAAATTGCCATTATTACAAATGTTCCTGAAAAGGGAGCGAGTGCCACGACAATTGCCGATGTTTATAGAGGTCGGTGGACAATCGAAACAGCGTTCCAATATCTGGCGGACTATTTGAATTCTGAAATCAACGCTCTTGGATACCCGCGTGCAGCCTTGTTCGGATTTTGTGTTTCCCTGATAGCCTATATGGTGATTGCAACTGTAAGAGGGGCTCTTGCCAGTATACACGGTGCTGAAAAAATAGATGAAGAAGTCTCCGGGTATTATATTGCAGATGAAATTTCAGCCACATTCAGAGGCATGATGATCGCCCTGCCTGAAAATGAATGGCACTATTTTCGAACGCTCTCTGTTGCGGAGTATGTGAATTTCATCCAAGATCTTGCAAGGCAAATAAAACTGTCAGCGTATCGAAAACACAAACGGGGACCCAAGAAAGCAATGCTAAAGCGGAAGCACATGAAACAATCGCCTCATGTCTCTACTGCCAGGATTATTGCTAAAAGGAAAAAATGA
- a CDS encoding aminotransferase class I/II-fold pyridoxal phosphate-dependent enzyme: MMTTYNPEKALLNARREFGEHGGVVPSISRSATFTVMHPGTMPEIFNGLKGPEQGGCFLYSRHFNPTVDVLARYLAAMEGTEAAVCTASGMSAISCTILQTCYSGDHIVASETIYGGTHALFESLLPQMNIKTTFVDITDIEAVKAAVTEKTKVIYTETMGNPTLKIADIPALAEIAREQGSKLVVDNTFSPLIFSPKILGADIVVYSLTKYINGASDLIAGAVCADKSFIHELMDLHTGRVMLLGPTMDPRVAFDVLQRIPHLPIRMREHSRRGAAMAKMLKEMGIRVVYPGLPDHPQYEKAKALANEGYGLGGILALDCGTREKAEELMDVLQNEESFGMIAVSLGYFDTLISCSGSSTSSEIKMEDQQKMGLSSGLLRIALGFTGDLDTRMAQMERAVKKVLGV; the protein is encoded by the coding sequence ATGATGACAACTTACAACCCCGAAAAGGCGCTGCTCAATGCCCGCAGGGAATTCGGAGAACACGGCGGCGTTGTGCCATCCATTTCAAGATCCGCCACGTTTACGGTCATGCATCCGGGGACGATGCCGGAAATTTTCAACGGCCTGAAAGGGCCTGAACAGGGCGGGTGCTTCCTGTACAGTCGTCATTTCAATCCCACTGTCGATGTCCTGGCCCGATACCTTGCGGCCATGGAAGGAACGGAAGCGGCTGTCTGTACAGCCAGCGGCATGTCTGCCATTTCCTGTACCATTCTCCAGACATGTTACAGCGGAGATCACATCGTGGCCAGTGAAACGATTTACGGCGGGACCCATGCCCTGTTTGAATCCCTGCTTCCCCAGATGAATATCAAGACGACCTTTGTTGATATCACGGATATTGAAGCGGTAAAGGCCGCCGTCACTGAAAAAACAAAAGTGATCTATACGGAGACCATGGGGAATCCGACTCTCAAGATTGCCGATATCCCTGCCCTTGCAGAAATTGCCCGCGAACAAGGCAGCAAACTGGTCGTAGACAATACCTTTTCTCCATTGATTTTCAGTCCCAAAATTTTAGGTGCTGATATCGTTGTCTATTCGTTGACCAAATATATCAATGGGGCAAGTGATCTGATTGCAGGCGCTGTATGCGCGGACAAATCTTTTATTCATGAATTGATGGATCTGCACACGGGAAGGGTCATGCTGCTCGGGCCGACCATGGATCCCCGGGTGGCCTTTGATGTGCTGCAGCGGATCCCCCATCTGCCCATCCGGATGCGCGAACACAGCAGAAGAGGCGCCGCCATGGCTAAAATGCTCAAAGAAATGGGGATCCGGGTTGTCTATCCGGGACTGCCGGATCACCCTCAATATGAAAAGGCGAAAGCGCTGGCCAATGAAGGATACGGCCTGGGCGGTATCCTGGCCCTGGACTGCGGAACCAGGGAAAAGGCGGAAGAACTCATGGACGTGCTTCAGAACGAAGAGTCTTTTGGCATGATCGCCGTTTCTTTAGGCTATTTTGATACCCTGATCAGCTGTTCCGGCTCCTCCACATCGTCTGAAATCAAGATGGAAGATCAGCAGAAAATGGGACTGTCCTCCGGACTTCTCAGGATTGCTTTAGGATTTACAGGAGATCTCGATACCCGCATGGCACAGATGGAACGGGCCGTCAAAAAAGTGTTGGGCGTTTAA
- a CDS encoding benzoate-CoA ligase family protein, whose amino-acid sequence MELEYLGMERFNAADYFLDRNIREGREDKIAVVCEDRKLTYGELTKQANRFGNALMSSGVRMENRVALLMLDMELYPAAFLGAIKTGAVPICLNTLMRPKDYLYFLNDSRARVLVVDESLYFNIEEVKSELMFLEKIVVVNTQGEKPGTVSYEQFVQGQPDTLDPAPTGPDDACFWLYSSGSTGKPKGTVHLQHDMLFSVETYGKQVLKIREDDVCFSAAKMFFAYGLGNSLYFPFSAGATTVLMPDRPTPQTVFDTIARYKPTLYFGVPTLYGAMLAQDEGSMDGVRLCTSAGEALPAHLFKRWKERFNVDILDGIGSTEVSHIYISNRVEDIRPGSTGQLVPGYEARVVDDQLNDLPKGEIGTVLIKGDSTAAYYWNKHEKTKEAMLGDWFNTDDKFFVDEDGFFYYVGRSNDMLKVGGIWVSPIEVEACLIGHPAVLECAVVPGRDDENLVKPSAYIVLNKGFEESPELEKEIKSYVKKELAHYKFPRWINFVEDLPKTATGKVKRFELKGKEDDRTRLAS is encoded by the coding sequence ATGGAACTCGAATATCTTGGAATGGAAAGATTTAATGCAGCCGATTATTTTCTGGACCGTAACATCCGGGAAGGCAGAGAAGACAAGATCGCCGTGGTGTGTGAAGACCGGAAACTGACCTATGGAGAATTGACAAAGCAAGCCAACCGGTTCGGCAATGCGCTTATGTCGTCCGGTGTCCGCATGGAAAACCGGGTGGCCCTGCTGATGCTGGACATGGAACTGTACCCGGCCGCGTTTCTGGGAGCGATTAAAACCGGGGCCGTCCCCATCTGTTTAAACACCCTGATGCGGCCCAAGGATTACCTGTATTTTTTAAATGACAGCCGGGCCCGGGTCCTGGTGGTGGACGAATCCCTGTATTTCAACATCGAGGAAGTCAAATCCGAGCTTATGTTTCTGGAAAAGATCGTGGTGGTGAACACACAGGGTGAAAAACCGGGGACCGTGTCTTATGAACAATTTGTCCAAGGACAGCCCGATACCCTTGACCCGGCACCCACGGGTCCGGATGATGCCTGTTTCTGGCTGTACAGCTCCGGCTCCACGGGCAAACCCAAAGGCACGGTGCATTTGCAGCATGACATGCTGTTTTCTGTGGAAACCTATGGCAAACAAGTGCTTAAAATCCGGGAAGATGATGTGTGTTTTTCTGCGGCCAAGATGTTTTTCGCCTATGGCCTGGGCAACAGTCTGTATTTTCCCTTCAGCGCCGGGGCCACCACCGTGCTGATGCCGGACCGTCCCACGCCGCAAACCGTGTTTGATACCATTGCCCGGTACAAACCCACCCTGTATTTCGGGGTCCCCACCCTTTACGGGGCCATGCTGGCCCAGGATGAGGGCAGCATGGACGGAGTCCGGCTGTGCACCTCTGCGGGCGAAGCCTTGCCGGCCCATCTGTTCAAACGGTGGAAAGAACGGTTTAACGTGGATATCCTGGACGGCATCGGATCCACGGAAGTCAGCCATATCTATATCTCCAACCGGGTGGAAGACATCCGGCCCGGTTCCACGGGCCAGCTGGTACCCGGATACGAAGCAAGGGTTGTGGATGATCAGCTCAATGACCTGCCGAAAGGCGAGATCGGTACCGTGCTGATCAAAGGCGACAGCACGGCCGCTTATTACTGGAACAAGCATGAAAAAACCAAGGAAGCCATGCTCGGAGACTGGTTCAATACGGATGACAAGTTTTTTGTTGATGAGGACGGATTTTTCTATTATGTGGGCCGATCCAACGATATGCTCAAAGTGGGCGGCATCTGGGTGTCTCCCATTGAAGTGGAAGCCTGTCTTATCGGTCATCCGGCCGTGCTGGAATGCGCCGTGGTCCCGGGCAGAGATGATGAAAACCTGGTGAAACCCAGCGCCTACATCGTGTTGAATAAGGGATTTGAGGAATCGCCGGAACTGGAAAAAGAGATCAAATCCTATGTGAAAAAAGAGCTGGCCCACTACAAGTTCCCCCGGTGGATCAACTTTGTGGAAGACCTGCCCAAAACCGCCACAGGCAAGGTCAAGCGGTTTGAGCTCAAGGGAAAGGAAGATGACCGGACCCGACTGGCCAGTTAA